The genome window TATTCAGGCTCGTAGAGAGTGTTCAGTTCAATTGTTTGTTTCAAAGCCGCTTTGATTTTTTCGCGGTCTTCGGGATGAACCGTAGCAAAGAACTCCTCTGCTGCCCCGCCAAATATCGCTGGATTGATCCCCAGAAGAGAACATGCCTGATTGTCAAAGCTGCGTTTGTTTTCTACGATATTATATTGCCACATCCCCATTTGGGATGACTGCAGCGATAATTCTAGTTTTGTTTTGATTAAGCTTATCTCTTCTTCCGCCCGTTTGCGTTCTGTGATGTCGCGAACAACCGTATGAACAACTATTTTGCCGTCCAATTCCATTGCATTAATCAGCACATCGGCGATAAATTCTTTGCCGGTATCGGCTCGTTTGTGCACCCACTCGAAACGGTTAGTGCCCTTTTCCATTGCTATGGCAATCTGCTTGTTGGCCAGTGTCAGGGAATCTTCGCCACAAGGTTGCTTAGGTGGTGACAAATCAGCCGGATGTTTCGAGCAGAACTCCTTCATGTCAGCACAGCCGTAAATCTCCAGGGTCGCCTTGTTACAATCAAAAAATTTCCCATCAGCCATCATCATCACCGCATCGCTGGTTGTATCGTAGAGCGTGTGGAACTTTGTTTCCGAGCGGCGCAGCGCCTCTTCGGCCTTTTTGCTTTCGGTTATATCCCGAAATATACCCTGCAGTATTTTTTTGTCTCCAATCTGAAGCAGGTTTGCTTTTATGGCGACATTTTTTATTACTCCACTTTTGGTGATAACCTTAGTTTCCAGAACTTGTCCGATCTTATCACGTAAATGTTGTTCAAAGGTATTATCTGAATCGTCCCTGATTTTCGAGGAAGGATGCAGAATTTGCTGGTCCTGGCCAACAAGTTCTGATTTTTCTCTGCCCACCAGTTTTGCTGCGGCATTATTACAGTCAATTAATATGCCTGTCTCGGCATCAGCCAGAAAAATAGCATCCAACGCTTCTTCAAACTGAAGTCTGTATTTTTCCTCGCTTTGTCCAAGAGCTTCTTCTGCATTTTTACGCTCTGCAATCTCACTGTTCAGATTCTCGATGGAAGTTGTTCTTTGCTGTAAATCAGTTGTCATTTTGTTGAAAGCTGCCGCAAGCCGTCCCAATTCATCGCCGGATTTACAAGGAATTTTATATGTTATATTTCCCTGTCCGATTTTCTCAGTAGCCTTCGATATTTTTATCACAGGCTGCAACACATATCGCCATATAAGAATAACCATAGTTAAATAAATTGCAGCACTGAACAGTATCGCCGTATAGATAAATCTTTTACGAAATTCAGGAAGCAGCTTAAACATCTCATCTTTTGGCAACATTATACCATAATACCAGTTAAGAAAATCCAGTTTTCTGGCCAAAAAATAATTCGTGTGACCATCTGCTTTCAGGCAGATTAATTTTGTTTGTCCCTGCGACGTACTTTGTTGTAATGCTACCGATACTGCCTCGGCAGTTTTTTTGTCTGTAATATCACAGTGAAGCAGAGTGTTCATTTTCGTTTGTGAAAAAAGTTTATCCATATAACATGGATGGACAATTATATTTTTATTGGAATCGAATATAAAACTGTATCCGGTATCAAAGTGTTTTTTGCTGACTACATCTGCGTATAAATTATCTAAAATCATATCGTGACCTATAATGCCCAGAAATTCATCTTTGAGATATACCGGGGTTATAAGGCTGGTCATCCAGTGTTTCCAGATTGAATCATAATAAACCTGTGTCCAGCGAGATTGTCTTTCTGGGTTGTGTTGGGGATCGCCTATATAATAAAATTCATCCTTTCGGAAATCATGATTCGGCTCAATTTCAAGAGACCAGTTTTTTTCATAAATGCGAATCAATTGCTGTTTGGTAATCAAATACATATTGAATACCGTACCCTTGACACCTTTGGCATAATCATCAAAACAGCCTTCGGTGGCGATAATTATTTTTTCTATCTCATTATCCAAAGGCGTAAGATTCGAGAGGAATATAGCGGATATGTCATTATTATCGAACGCTTTCAAATTGGTTCGCAAGGCACCATTTATATACTGGTATCGTTTATCGAAGTTATTCAGGTCATTCTCTGTCGGCTCATAGGTCAGTTTTTTTTCGATGAATTCGGCCGATTTTTTACCTATTAGTTTCCTTG of Planctomycetaceae bacterium contains these proteins:
- a CDS encoding PAS domain S-box protein, which encodes MKKINLNLTQKIIIDLTIVSIPLFLLIGLVIQRIFEHQVIRNAESYVQEIAAEETQQINNYMATRKLIGKKSAEFIEKKLTYEPTENDLNNFDKRYQYINGALRTNLKAFDNNDISAIFLSNLTPLDNEIEKIIIATEGCFDDYAKGVKGTVFNMYLITKQQLIRIYEKNWSLEIEPNHDFRKDEFYYIGDPQHNPERQSRWTQVYYDSIWKHWMTSLITPVYLKDEFLGIIGHDMILDNLYADVVSKKHFDTGYSFIFDSNKNIIVHPCYMDKLFSQTKMNTLLHCDITDKKTAEAVSVALQQSTSQGQTKLICLKADGHTNYFLARKLDFLNWYYGIMLPKDEMFKLLPEFRKRFIYTAILFSAAIYLTMVILIWRYVLQPVIKISKATEKIGQGNITYKIPCKSGDELGRLAAAFNKMTTDLQQRTTSIENLNSEIAERKNAEEALGQSEEKYRLQFEEALDAIFLADAETGILIDCNNAAAKLVGREKSELVGQDQQILHPSSKIRDDSDNTFEQHLRDKIGQVLETKVITKSGVIKNVAIKANLLQIGDKKILQGIFRDITESKKAEEALRRSETKFHTLYDTTSDAVMMMADGKFFDCNKATLEIYGCADMKEFCSKHPADLSPPKQPCGEDSLTLANKQIAIAMEKGTNRFEWVHKRADTGKEFIADVLINAMELDGKIVVHTVVRDITERKRAEEEISLIKTKLELSLQSSQMGMWQYNIVENKRSFDNQACSLLGINPAIFGGAAEEFFATVHPEDREKIKAALKQTIELNTLYEPEYRVVWPDGSIHHISARGKLLCDNNGNPQAINGIICDITARKRMEDEMKKMLQWQQGINILQQSLLAQVLLDDKLKTITDSIVKIFDADFCRIWLIRPGDKCQDCVHGEANEGTHVCRYRDKCLHLLASSGRYTHIDGKVHRRVPFGCYKIGLVASGEEHKFLTNDVQNDPRVHNNQWARELGLKSFAGYQLKVPGGETLGVLALFAKHTILPAEDAILDGLSNAAAFVVQQSVADEAIRQSKAELEQTGEQLIQTVDKLSETNQELKNFVYIASHDLREPLRKIVAFGGMLQKSLAGKLTDDDTENLLYMVDGATRMNKMIEGLLIYSRVSSQTQPTQTVDLNEIVKQLQQFELSVVLEEKHVVLDIPQPLPSVEVDPVQICQLIQNLIANGIKYQSKGSTPYITLTSKPAADGMVRVEVTDNGIGIKAEYIGSIFVMFKRLHTKSEYEGTGIGLSVCKKIVERHGGKIGVESQPGKGSIFWFTLPAANSTATINQNIQTTEKL